The genomic window TTAATACTGTAACCATTTTTAGTTACCTGTTTTACTGCCTCTATTCTGAACTCTTCACTATAAACTACTCTTGCCATTTTTAATCCTATTAAATCTCATAATGCTTTAACATTATTTTATCTAATTTACTGAATTAAAGTTTGTCTAGTTTATAGGGGACATTCCAATATAAAGAGCTATCTCATCTCTTATAGACTCTATATCTCCATTTTTGATGGCTATCATCAGTTTTCTAAACAGAGCTATCCCTATAAGGTTAAGTAGTCGTTTAAAATTATAGGTAAACATGATAAGAGCATTTTCGCCAGCTACTTTCTTTTTACTTCGAACTAAAAAGTGATCCCAACCCAAACTCCTCTTGATTTTTCAGGCCATTATAATTTGCTGTTATAATCAAATCTGGATTATCTATAACTTCTTTAGTTTGTAAAGCCATTTTATGAAGCTCTTGTTTATCGCTTCCATGAGATGTAACATCAGTAGCGACAATAAACTTAAATTTATCATCAACACATATTTGAGAGTTGTACGCCATAAGATTATGGGATGGTTTAGTCATTACACTTGCATCTGGGTCAGTACGGTTGTGTTGAGTTTTATTTAAACTCTTTAGGAGTGCTAAGTCAGCTTTAGAGTTTGCTTTTTTTTTAAGAGTTTTTCTAAATTATTAGGTAGGTTTTTAGAGAGTTTATTTGTAGTTGTTTCTTCATCACTATATTCTAAAGTAGTAAGATACTCCTGTGTAGCATCCTCAGCTTTTTTTATATCTTCTTCAATAGTTCGTTTCATGATTAGAGTATTTTTAGAAGCATTAGCTCTAAGAAATGCACCATCAAGTCCTACTATCTCTGAACCAATAAGCCCTATCCCTTTACAAAGAAGTATAAACTCTTTGAATACT from Sulfurimonas hongkongensis includes these protein-coding regions:
- a CDS encoding transposase — encoded protein: MWLTAGLKPTYKTIADFRKDNPNALKQVFKEFILLCKGIGLIGSEIVGLDGAFLRANASKNTLIMKRTIEEDIKKAEDATQEYLTTLEYSDEETTTNKLSKNLPNNLEKLLKKKQTLKLT